A portion of the Stigmatella aurantiaca DW4/3-1 genome contains these proteins:
- a CDS encoding right-handed parallel beta-helix repeat-containing protein, with protein sequence MSVRSVGNNNAAPLSFVQEITKATETPATSGPSAATGGARALQESNPYQSMFGQDSFESSGTGGMEAIGGLQDLATQVTQLVDAMTQLTNLLSGGEGGVGGVPELGGATGGAPAAAGPQASAGSTSSPGAGAAGKKGEVGPPPGSINAKDYGVVGDGKTDDQAALQKAFDAAKATGKPLYLGPGTYNHSGVLTLDGASLVGNGDKTVLKATNPDQGAIKLTGDGASISNMKTEFASAPSRSSMPDAAAVLVQNASGASVSNMTIQGAASNGVRLDNSTGATVSNNLVVGTNADGIALMNGSSSNTVKNNVVSQAGDDSYSDNSYNGDAKQDGGNTFENNVSMDNAYGRGIVLAGSKNDKVIGNTVSGSKWIGISGDSDPNSGTMASSGHDIKGNTVINNPNGPAVQYSMAGGGVDGTKTSGSLPDLASVLGWDPGAIPARTSFNPVYQPGTGSGANNSGGNRS encoded by the coding sequence ATGTCCGTCCGTTCCGTTGGCAACAACAACGCTGCCCCCCTCTCGTTCGTTCAGGAGATCACCAAGGCCACGGAGACGCCCGCCACCTCTGGCCCATCGGCCGCTACCGGGGGCGCTCGCGCACTCCAAGAATCCAACCCGTACCAGAGCATGTTCGGCCAGGACTCTTTCGAGTCTTCGGGCACGGGTGGCATGGAGGCCATCGGTGGCTTGCAGGATCTGGCGACCCAGGTCACGCAGCTGGTGGACGCGATGACGCAGCTCACGAATCTGCTCAGCGGAGGCGAGGGCGGCGTGGGGGGCGTGCCGGAACTGGGCGGTGCCACGGGTGGCGCCCCCGCGGCGGCGGGTCCCCAGGCCTCAGCGGGTTCCACGTCCAGCCCTGGTGCTGGTGCTGCCGGAAAGAAGGGCGAGGTCGGCCCACCTCCCGGTTCCATCAATGCCAAGGACTACGGCGTGGTCGGAGACGGGAAAACCGATGACCAGGCCGCCCTGCAAAAGGCGTTCGATGCCGCCAAAGCCACGGGCAAGCCCCTATACCTGGGGCCGGGCACCTACAACCACAGCGGTGTCCTGACGCTGGATGGCGCTTCCTTGGTAGGCAACGGCGACAAGACCGTCCTCAAGGCCACGAATCCTGATCAGGGGGCCATCAAACTCACCGGCGACGGTGCCTCGATCTCCAACATGAAGACGGAGTTCGCTTCGGCACCCTCCCGGAGTTCCATGCCAGATGCGGCGGCTGTCCTGGTCCAGAACGCCTCCGGCGCGTCCGTCTCGAACATGACCATTCAGGGCGCGGCGTCCAACGGGGTCCGGCTCGATAACTCCACCGGCGCGACGGTGTCCAACAACCTGGTCGTTGGGACCAATGCGGACGGGATTGCCCTGATGAACGGCTCCTCCAGCAACACGGTCAAGAACAACGTCGTCTCCCAGGCCGGTGACGACAGCTATTCTGACAATTCCTACAACGGCGATGCCAAGCAGGACGGCGGGAATACGTTTGAAAACAACGTGTCGATGGACAACGCCTACGGGCGGGGCATCGTCCTGGCTGGTTCCAAGAATGACAAGGTTATCGGCAACACGGTTTCCGGCTCGAAGTGGATCGGCATCTCGGGGGACAGCGATCCGAACAGCGGGACCATGGCCAGCTCGGGCCACGACATCAAGGGCAACACCGTGATCAACAACCCCAACGGCCCTGCGGTTCAGTACAGCATGGCCGGCGGCGGTGTGGACGGGACGAAGACCAGTGGCTCCTTGCCTGATCTGGCCTCGGTTCTCGGTTGGGATCCAGGGGCAATCCCGGCCCGGACGTCCTTCAACCCAGTCTACCAGCCTGGTACTGGCTCTGGCGCCAACAACAGCGGAGGCAACCGGTCATAG
- a CDS encoding DoxX family protein, with product MRFLKPHAERLYALFRIAAGLMFMLHGMQKVFGMFGGMPPEAPAFIVYGAGSIEFVGGLLIAIGLFAAPAAFLSSGTMAVAFFMGHAIPAQGNLNPLVNKGELAALYCFAFFYISAHGSGIWSVDAARGAKT from the coding sequence ATGAGATTCCTGAAGCCCCACGCAGAGCGCCTCTATGCCCTGTTCCGAATCGCCGCCGGTCTGATGTTCATGCTGCACGGGATGCAGAAGGTCTTCGGCATGTTCGGGGGCATGCCGCCCGAGGCTCCCGCGTTCATTGTCTACGGCGCGGGCTCGATCGAGTTCGTGGGCGGCCTGCTCATCGCGATCGGATTGTTTGCAGCCCCCGCGGCCTTCCTCTCCAGCGGGACCATGGCGGTCGCCTTCTTCATGGGGCACGCGATTCCCGCCCAGGGAAATCTCAACCCGCTCGTGAACAAGGGCGAGCTCGCCGCGCTGTACTGCTTCGCGTTCTTCTACATCTCCGCGCACGGCTCGGGGATCTGGAGTGTCGACGCCGCGCGCGGCGCGAAGACCTAG